The following proteins come from a genomic window of Streptococcus pneumoniae:
- a CDS encoding NAD(P)H-dependent oxidoreductase, which translates to MKFVGLVGSNYDQSYNRKLLEFIRRNFKFKFELEVLEIDEVPMFNQDEKWDESFQLRFLYNKITRADGVIIATPEHNHTISASLKSVLEWLSYEVHPFENKPVMIVGASYYDQGTSRAQVHLRKILDAPGVNAYTLPGNEFLLGKAKEAFDNNGNITNEGTVKFLETCLDNFVKYVGVVSKLKKPKPIESEDLDCGKPIATTITEVDPDDPEWVEKVAAITGAVSGDTYVKLDHGILTVNQIDMFLKAMPFELTYADDNNQFLYYNNAHQDPDTMFAKRVPPQSGSRMSTVHGSLPPARMKNVEWVIGTLRNGNQEYVRTIVPGSPAGVINTHNYQAMYYPDGSYAGINEIVFNFQPWLDWYLKETGQRLVGGSGPFAPAAGGHGNADATSGASDSGDAGGHGGDADATAGASY; encoded by the coding sequence GAAATCGACGAAGTTCCAATGTTTAACCAAGACGAAAAATGGGACGAAAGCTTCCAATTGCGTTTCTTGTATAACAAGATTACACGTGCTGATGGTGTCATTATCGCCACTCCTGAGCACAACCACACTATCTCAGCTTCACTCAAATCTGTACTTGAATGGCTTTCATACGAAGTTCATCCATTTGAAAACAAGCCTGTTATGATTGTGGGTGCATCATACTATGACCAAGGAACATCACGTGCTCAAGTTCACCTTCGTAAAATCCTTGATGCTCCAGGTGTTAATGCCTACACGCTTCCAGGTAACGAATTCCTTCTTGGTAAAGCTAAGGAAGCTTTTGATAACAACGGAAATATCACCAACGAAGGCACTGTTAAATTCCTTGAAACTTGCTTAGATAACTTTGTTAAATACGTAGGAGTCGTTTCGAAATTGAAAAAACCAAAACCAATCGAATCAGAAGACTTGGATTGTGGAAAACCAATCGCTACAACCATCACAGAAGTTGACCCTGACGATCCAGAATGGGTAGAAAAAGTTGCAGCAATCACTGGTGCTGTTTCTGGTGATACCTATGTCAAATTGGACCACGGTATCCTAACAGTTAACCAAATTGATATGTTCTTGAAAGCTATGCCATTTGAATTGACATACGCTGATGACAACAACCAATTCCTCTACTACAACAACGCTCACCAAGATCCAGACACTATGTTCGCTAAACGTGTACCACCTCAATCAGGTAGCCGTATGTCGACTGTTCATGGTTCTCTTCCACCAGCACGTATGAAGAACGTAGAGTGGGTTATCGGAACACTTCGCAACGGAAACCAAGAATACGTCCGTACGATCGTTCCAGGTTCTCCTGCAGGTGTTATCAACACTCACAACTACCAAGCAATGTACTATCCTGATGGATCATACGCTGGTATCAATGAAATCGTCTTTAACTTCCAACCATGGCTTGACTGGTACCTAAAAGAGACTGGTCAACGTTTGGTGGGTGGTAGCGGACCATTTGCTCCTGCTGCCGGAGGTCATGGAAACGCCGATGCTACTTCTGGCGCTTCTGATTCAGGGGATGCTGGAGGCCACGGTGGTGACGCAGACGCTACAGCCGGTGCAAGTTACTAA
- a CDS encoding DUF896 family protein yields MDPKKIARINELAKKKKTEGLTPEEKMEQAKLREEYIEGYRRAVRHNIEGIKIVDEEGNDVTPEKLRQVQREKGLHGRSLDDPNS; encoded by the coding sequence ATGGATCCGAAAAAAATTGCTCGTATCAATGAGCTTGCTAAAAAGAAAAAAACAGAAGGCTTAACACCAGAAGAAAAAATGGAACAAGCCAAACTACGTGAGGAGTACATCGAAGGTTATCGCCGCGCTGTTCGTCACAACATTGAAGGAATCAAAATTGTGGACGAAGAAGGAAACGATGTTACACCAGAAAAACTACGCCAAGTACAACGTGAAAAAGGATTACATGGCCGTAGTCTTGATGACCCAAATTCATAA